The DNA region GGCTTCTCGTTTTCGTAGCCCCGCCCACAGAATCACCAGCGTAACCGTAAAGAAAACCACCCCGCTATTGCGCCCTAGAATCACGTGGGTCAGCCCGAACGTGAAAAAGCCCACCTGAAGCACAGCGCCGGCCACCGCCAGCGACTGCACCGTACGATCTTCTGATCGCAGCCTCTGGCAGAAGAACCACAATGGAAAGCCATAGAGGGCCAGCAAGGCCAATAAGCCCGGCAGACCCTCGAACAGCCAAACCTCTAAATAGTTGTTGTGTGTGTTGACAAGTTCCGCCGCATAAGGGGCAACGCGGTCCTGCTCGATAAGCACTTGCAGATGCTGGGGATACTCGGCGCGGCTGTAGCCCAACAGTGGACGCTCGGGAATACTGGCGGCAGCCGCCCGCCACATCTCCAGCCGTCCTCCTATGGAAGAGCGGGAATCGTTTTCCTGCACATAGCTGCTTATTTCTACCACGGCTTCGTCGTAGCGTTGACGCACTGTGCTATCGGGCATAGTCCACATTACAGCCAGTACCGCGGCCAATGCAGCAATGCCAAGAGTGCAGCGAGCCGCGTTGCGTCGTGTCACGAACGCTGCCATAAGAATCAGCGCAACGGGTGCAAGTGCTAACCAGCCACCCCGCGAGCCCGATGCCACCGACGCGTAAGCTCCGGCCGTGGCGCCCAGCAGTAGCGCTGCAATCCAGTATGGCTGGTGCGACCGTTGCTGGGACCTCGCCCACGGCATCCCCGCAACGCATAGCAGCCCCAACATCAACGCCATATTCCCGAAAGGCACGGCGCTGGTCACAAAGCCGGTAGCCCGGTCGATGGTGACAGCGGCCCAATGAACTTGCCAAGCTGCTACGCAGGCGGCTGCAATTGCACCGGCAACAAGCCCCGCCCATAACGCTTCCAGCCGGGGCGGCACAGCACGCAGAAAGATGAGTATCGGGATGGCCAGGAGACACCTGCTGTTTTGATCCAGGCTACGGGCTGCGTTGTCGTGAACCAGCAGCATGATCAGACTTACAGCAAACACAGCAAGCTGCAGATAACAAAGGGTTTTATCTGCAGCGTCTATACGCAGACTGCGATGCTGGACAAGCCAGACAAGACTCAGCAGTAACAGGGCGGCAGCGCCGTACGAATAACCCGACGGCACAGCCAACATCAGCGCGAAAAAGAAGAAAACGCTGGCTGAGACCGCGGTTTCCCAGCTTGGTTGAAGCGTAGTTTGGATCATTCCCCGTGCAGGCAAATGTAGAGCCCGGCAACTTGATTAGCCACTACGGTAACCGACATTTTCTGTTGCGTGTTTGACCATCTGGCCGTAGACTACCCAACGCTACAAATAATAATAATTGCGAGCAAACGTTACGCGCTATATTCCTGCTCGCCAGGAGCCCTTAGTGACGACACCATTCAAATATGCAGCAACGCTGCTGCTATCAAGCGTATGCGCCTTGGCGCATGGCGAAGGTCTTACCACCCAGGAAAAGTTCGATGCCCTCGCGGCCAAGGGTATTATTACTGGGACGTCGGCTGACGCGGCGATCGATCAAAATATGAACCGCGCGCAGTTCGCGCGAGTCGCTGCCTTGCTCATGGGTCTGGAAGCAGTGCCCAGCCCTCCGCAGCAACCGAACTTTTCCGACACATCTCGTTCCAGCTGGGACATCGCCAACCTTCAAGGTGCCGACCAGACTCCCCAGTCACCCGAGGGAGTATTCAGTCCGGGCGGGGATGTAAGCCTACAAGATCTGGCAAAACTGGTGGTAGAGCTGTTGGAGCTGGACCAGAACATGGACAACACCCCCAACGTGCCGGGCGCAAGCGATTGGGCGCAAGGGTACATAAAGGCTGCGGTTGAGGCCGGCATTATGCCCGGGTTCTCCGATTACACCCAGCCGGCAACTCGCGAGCAGCTTATTAACGCAGCCTTTACAGCGTCGGTCGCCATCCTGGGCGACCAGGTATTGGACCAAAACATGGTCGATCCCACCGACGCCAACCCGGAAGGCGAAGTCACCAATCAAGACCTGGCCGGCATGCTTGGGGCGGACACCGATCAAACCACTACCGACTCAGGCGCCGCCGATCCGGATGCGCCACCCGAGTCGAACGACAACCTTGCCTGGACGGATCAAATCGCCAATGAAGTACTTATCGGTCAACTGGTAGAAGAATCCGTCGTACAGGCGGCGACCAGTGCCGATCAGGTCGCTATGTATCCGTACTTCGATGCCGGGTTCGTTACGCCCATTTCGGATATGCCCTTCACCGGCACTGCGCTATACAACGGCCGGGCTAGCGGCGCCTTTGCCAATGGAACGGCTCTAAACGGTGATCTCACCATGGTGGCCGATTTCAGTGCCGAGCAGATTGAATCGTCAATATTCTTCGATAACAACATGGGCGCGGCAATTTTCACGATCCAGCAGCCGGGCAACAGCTTCACTTCGGTCAGTGCGGCAAGCGGTAGCTATGGAGCAAGCTTGGATCCCAATCCGCTTATTGTGACTGGCGTAGATATCAATGGCATGTTCTACGGGCCGGCCGCAGAAGAAGTGGGCGGCACCTGGGGCATAGACTTCGATAGCGGATCGGCATCGGCGGACGGCACCTTCAACGGCAAACGCTAGCACCAACACCGGCACATAAACTATGCAAACCAAACACTGGAAACGACGCGCCAGCGTGTCGCTATCGACACTTGCGGGCCTGGCTATGACGGCCACCTTCGCGGCAGGCGCCGCAAACGCCCAGAGCAGCGCATCAGCGACCGTCACGGCTCAACGCAACGCCCTGGCCCAGTTGATGCTGGAAGAGAATCGGCCCGGGGCCGCCTGCATCATACTGAAGCGCGCTGGCGGCGCAGCGACCGCAGATGCCAACAGCCTGTACCTGCTGGCGCGCTGCTCCGATGCTTCAGGCAACACGCAAGAGGCCATTGCCTATTACCGCCAGTTGATCGCCTTGCTGCCCAATGCCACGCGCCCCCGAGCCGAACTGGCAGCCCTATATGTGAAAGCCGGTCAACCCGGGCTTGCCGGGCCCCTGTTTGCAGATGCAGCGCGCGTCGGGCCTGGCGACGAAGCCTCGCCCATTATGCAAAACCTAGCCGAACGGCTGGGCGCCAACGATCCGGCGGCGTTGATCGCCGGCACGGCAAGCAAGCCCTGGGCAATCGAGCTATTCGCCGGCCTTATACACGACAGCAACATCAACGGCGGCCCAACGTCTGACATCGTCCCCGCCGTGGTGGGCACCACCCCGATACAGTTTCGCCTGGTACCCGAAGCAATGCCCAAGTCGTCTTGGGGCGCCAACACCAGCCTCAATGGCAGCTATGCCCACCGGCTTAGTCCGCGCTTCTCGCTGCTGTTCCAGGGCGGCGTATCGCGCACCGACTATTTCGAAGATGCCAACTTTACGAACGACAGCCTGACGCTGGCCACGGCACTGATCTACCGCAACCAGCAGCATGGGGTATCGGCCAGCCTGCAACCGAGCATCCGGTACATACGCCAGGATAGCCGTCTGCAAGAAGCGAACACTGGTGTGGTCGGGCGCGTGTCCAAGGCTGTGATCCACAAGGTGAACCTTACCTTCAGCACCGGCTATTTCGATCGGCGGGTACAAGTAGACAGGCGGCGCGACGCCCACGGCTTGCATGCCGGTTTGGGCGTTAACACCCAATTGATTCCTGATTGGAACTTGGGCGCGGAATACGTGTTGCAGCGCGAACATGCCAACGAAGACGTGTTCTCGCGACGAACCAACGGCCCATCCGTGTATGCCGTCTGGAAAGCGCGGCACGATCTGGAATTTATCGCCAACTATCGCTACACCAATGTCACTTATGACAAAGCCATGGCCTTCTTTCCCGATGTACGGGACGACCGTCAACAGACTGTCGGCCTGACCGCGCTATGGGATGTAAGCCGATGGGCGGGCCGCAACCTGGTGGTACGAGCCCAGTACATGCATGCGCGCAATCGCTCTAATGTGGCGTTCAACGACAACCAGCGGGACATCTTCATGATGGGTGTGCAAACGCGGTTTTAGGCGCTATGGGCGCTTGCCGCTACAGCGCTTCAATCTGCCTGAAGTCCACCTTCAGCGACTTCTGCCGACCCAGTATCTGCAGCAGCACCGTAACCCGCTCGGACGATACCTCTTGAACCAGGCACTCCAGGCCCGACAGCGCCGGATCGCGCAGGCGAACCCAACTGCCCGGCTTGTAAGGGCTGACCTCTTCCAGCCCCGCCTCGTTGCGCAGGCTTTCCGCAAGCCGGATTGAATCCAGTAGATCCAGGGGGACCTGAGCAAACGTATTACCAAACATCACCACAGTAGACACACCCCGGGTCGAGCGCAGCGTACCCATGGACTGCTGAGCGCTGGTCGGCCTGAAGAAAATATAGCGCGGAAACATGGGCTCGAAAGTCAGCAACTTTTCGGTTGCTGCCTTATCAGCCATCTGGCGGGGTTTCTTGAATGTCTTGAACAAGGGAAGATACACCTCGAACCCTTGGCGTTCGAGGTTATCTTTGGCGACGTTCTCTTGGCGCGGCTTGGTGTAGGCCACATGCCAGGGGGTCGGTTGATCGGCGGCGGGTGCTGTCATGCTGCTTATTTTACGCGTTCCGTATTGAGCCGAAGTACTCCACCGGAGGATCAAAATATCCATAGCTCTAGATATTTGCCAGGGATTTCCGTATAATTTCCACATCAAGCCCTTAGCAGTAAGCGCCACACACATCCCGTGACCGCCGAACCTCTGGGCTTTTCTTTTGCCCAACGGGGTCGTACGCTATGACTGCAGCGATACTGATTGATGGCGCTTACTTCATCAAGCGATTTCGTGCTATCGAGCCGCACAATCTATACGATGGCAAAAGAGCTGCAGATTTGGCCTGTAGATACGCACTCATGCACTTAAGCGAGAAGAAGCGAAATTCAGACATCAACTTCACCACGCCTTACTAAAAAAGAGGAAGCTAGCTCTGCGGTTGGGTAACCTGACACATGCTGACTGGAGGCTTAAACCTGCAAGCGCGACAGATTTGTTAAAAGGCAAGAAAACGCTTGAGGAGCTTACGGACGCTGACGTTGAGCTTGACCTTCGCCAGAAGGGTGTGGACATGCGAATAGGCTTGGATATCGCCTCTTTGACGTTTAAACAACAAGTCTCCAAAATTGTTCTAGTCGCTGGCGATGCTGACTTTGTCCCAGCAGCCAAGCTCGCGCGGCGCGAGGGAATAGACTTTGTTTTGGATCCCATGTGGCGTCCCATACCCGATGACCTCAACGAGCATATTGACGGCCTGCGTTCGGTATGTCCTAGGCCAGATCCCAGATCTCGCGGTAGCGCCCAAGTAGTTGAGTCGGGCGAAGCCTAAACAGTCGGCACCAGACCTGCACCTACAATTAACCTCGTTACGCTAGAAGAAAATTCATGAAAATCCTTGTCACCGGCGGTGCCGGCTTTATCGGCTCGGCACTGGTCCGGCATATTGTCCGCGACACAGGCGATGCCGTTATCAACGTGGACAAGCTTACCTACGCCGGCAACCTGGAGTCTCTGGCGCAAGTGGCTGGCAGCGACCGCTACGCTTTCGAACAAGTCGACATCTGCGATCGTGGGGCGCTGGACCGCGTGTTCCAGCAACACCAGCCGCATGCGGTGATGCATCTGGCGGCGGAATCGCATGTGGACCGGTCTATCGATGGGCCGGCAGCTTTCATCGAAACCAATATTGTGGGCACTTACACCCTACTGGAAGCCGCAAGGCAATACTGGGCCGGCCTGCAAGGTGCCGCCCGCGACGGCTTCCGCTTCCATCATATTTCTACGGACGAGGTATACGGCGACCTGGAAGACCCGGAAGACTTGTTTACCGAAACCACGCCATACGCCCCCAGCTCGCCCTATTCTGCCAGCAAGGCCAGTTCGGACCATCTGGTGCGAGCCTGGCGTCGCACTTATGGCTTGCCCACCATTATTACCAACTGCTCCAACAATTACGGGCCTTATCACTTCCCCGAAAAGCTGATCCCGTTGATGATCTTGAATGCGTTGGAGGGCAAGCCCTTACCGGTCTACGGGAAAGGCTTGCAGGTGCGTGACTGGCTATACGTCGAAGACCACGCCCGTGCGCTATACAAGGTAGTAACCGAGGGCAAGCTGGGCGAGACTTACAACGTGGGCGGTCACAACGAAAAGCGGAATATCGAGGTAGTGCTAACCATTTGCGATTTGCTGGAAGAGCTCGCCCCCGCCAAGCCGGCGGGCGTGGCGCAATACCGGGATCTGATCACCTATGTGCAAGACCGCCCCGGCCACGACATGCGCTACGCCATAGACGCCAGCAAGATCCAGCAAGAGCTGGGCTGGACGCCGCAAGAGACCTTCGAATCAGGCATCCGGAAAACCGTGCAGTGGTACCTGGATAACCGAGAATGGTGCCAGCATGTGCAGGATGGCAGCTATCAGCGAGAGCGGCTGGGCTTGTAGTTGATAGTTTCCGCCGCCTTTCGTTGGCTGGATCGCGACCTAAACCAGCTCATCCGCACATCAATCTTCACTTCGCGCGAAGTCGGCAAGATCTTATAGCCGTTCGTGCGCCTGGCATCAACTCGAGTCTCTACTGGCTTTCAGTTTGGCCACTACATCGGCCAATGATTCGGTCTTGCCAGCGTCAAGCTCTTGATTCCCTAATGCTGAACCGCTGTGCAAGCAACGCCTGCATATTGTTTAATCGCTCCATGCAAGGTAACATGTAACCCCGCTTAGCCACTTTAACAGGACGACCATGCCGACGATAAGCAAAGTAGAGCGCCATCGCGCCAAGCTGCGCGCTGCAGGTCTGCGCCCAATTCAGATGTGGGTTCCTGACACTCGCATACCCGAGATCGCGCAGCAGCTTCAGCAACAATGTCGCCAGCTAAAGAATGATCCAGCCGAGCACGACATGTTGGGGTTCGTCGAAGCGGCTGCTGCGCAAACTGAAGGCTGGCAGTGACTGTTCGTGGCGATCTAGTAACAGTGTCTTTACAAGGGGACTATGGCAAGCCTCGCCCGGCCTTAATCATCCAATCCAATCTCTTGGCTGAGCTGGAAAGCGTAATCGTATGCCCGATTACCAGCGAGCTGCGTAACGCCCTCTTTCGCATCACGATAGAGCCGGACTTGAGCAATGGGCTGCAAGCCCTGTCTCAAGTCATGGCAGATAAGATTGCAACTATCCCTCGGGCGAAAATAGGCAAAACCTTCGGGCGGATAGACGACGAAAGAATGCGGGCGGTCGAGCGAGCGCTGGTGCTAGTAACCGGAATTGCCTGACCCCCCACTCGCTGTGCCGCTGCTACCTCAGCGTCGGCCCCGGTGGTGTTTCTTATGGCCGCGCCCGCGACTGCGGCTTTCCTTGCCGCGGTATTGACGATCTTCAGTCAGGACGTTGCCCAGCAACCCGCCCGCTGCTGCACCACCTAAGGTATACAGAGGATCGCCGCCAGTTACCACTGCACCGGCAGCGGCACCCAGACCGGCACCCATCAAGGTATTGCTAGTCTTGCGGTCGTGGTGCGCACACCCGACCAATGTGAGGGCCAACAATCCGACGGTGGCGACGCGAACAAAATTACGATGCAGCTTCATGACGACTCCTATTAATGTCAGTGAAGCCAGCGTAGTCAGCCTGATCTAACCGGGCAAGGCGAAAACGTCAGTTTGCAGCAGCGTGAAATAACTACGGCCGTATCGGTCTGTTCTGTAATAGTTCTGCAGCAACTCTGTAACTGCTCGTAGCGGAACGGCAGGGCCTATAGCTTCAACGGTAAATTTTCACCACCGCATCCTGCCCCACCCGCACATAGCCGCGATACATGCCCTGCGTATTGAACCGCATGGCGAGATTGCCCTGCGCGTCCACGGCAATCAGTCCGCCCGCTCCGCCGACGGCTGGCAGGCTATGCGCCACGACATGGCGCGCTGCGTCGTCCAACGAAGCCCCGCCATACTGCATCCGCGCCGACACGTCGTAGGCGGCGACAAGGCGCATGAATGCTTCGCCGGTGCCGGTGGCCGACACGGCGCATGTTTGATTATTGGCATAGCAACCGGCGCCAATAATGGCGGTATCGCCGACGCGGCCGGGCCGCTTGTTGGTCATGCCGCCAGTGGAGGTCGCGGCGGCCAGGTTGCCATAAGCGTCCAATGCCACTGCACCGACGGTGCCCATCTTCTTGCCTTCGTCCAGCGGGGCGTCGTGGTCCAAGGCGATGGTGGCTTCGCCGGTACGGCGCACGCGCTCCAGTTGTTCACGGCGTGCTGTGGTGGAGAAGAAATCGGGCGGGACGATTTCCAACCCGTGCTGCGCACCAAACGCTTCGGCGCCGGCGCCCGCAAACAAAACATGCGGGCTGTGTTCCATGACGGCGCGCGCTGCCAGAATGGGGTTGCGCAGTGTGCTGACGTTGGCCACTGCACCGCAGGCAAGCGTGCGCCCATCCATGATGGCCGCGTCCAGCTCGTGCCGTGCATCGCTGGTAAAGACAGCGCCACGACCGGCATTGAATAAGGGGCATTCTTCCAGCAGGCGCACGGCCTCGGTGACGGCATCCAGCGCACTGCCTTGCTCCGCTAAAACACGACTGGCACCCTCTAGCACTGCCAGCAAGGCCGTTTCGTACTCTTGCAATACCTGCGGGCTGGCAGAAACGCGCGAGATAGCGCCCGCGCCGCCATGGATGACCAGCACCGGCGTCATCATCGAACCCTCGGCCGGCGGGTACCCAGGTAGGTCCCCAGCAAAATGCCGACCAGGCCCACCAG from Pollutimonas thiosulfatoxidans includes:
- a CDS encoding antitoxin MazE family protein, whose protein sequence is MPTISKVERHRAKLRAAGLRPIQMWVPDTRIPEIAQQLQQQCRQLKNDPAEHDMLGFVEAAAAQTEGWQ
- the rffG gene encoding dTDP-glucose 4,6-dehydratase, encoding MKILVTGGAGFIGSALVRHIVRDTGDAVINVDKLTYAGNLESLAQVAGSDRYAFEQVDICDRGALDRVFQQHQPHAVMHLAAESHVDRSIDGPAAFIETNIVGTYTLLEAARQYWAGLQGAARDGFRFHHISTDEVYGDLEDPEDLFTETTPYAPSSPYSASKASSDHLVRAWRRTYGLPTIITNCSNNYGPYHFPEKLIPLMILNALEGKPLPVYGKGLQVRDWLYVEDHARALYKVVTEGKLGETYNVGGHNEKRNIEVVLTICDLLEELAPAKPAGVAQYRDLITYVQDRPGHDMRYAIDASKIQQELGWTPQETFESGIRKTVQWYLDNREWCQHVQDGSYQRERLGL
- a CDS encoding NYN domain-containing protein, which gives rise to MRIGLDIASLTFKQQVSKIVLVAGDADFVPAAKLARREGIDFVLDPMWRPIPDDLNEHIDGLRSVCPRPDPRSRGSAQVVESGEA
- a CDS encoding surface lipoprotein assembly modifier, yielding MQTKHWKRRASVSLSTLAGLAMTATFAAGAANAQSSASATVTAQRNALAQLMLEENRPGAACIILKRAGGAATADANSLYLLARCSDASGNTQEAIAYYRQLIALLPNATRPRAELAALYVKAGQPGLAGPLFADAARVGPGDEASPIMQNLAERLGANDPAALIAGTASKPWAIELFAGLIHDSNINGGPTSDIVPAVVGTTPIQFRLVPEAMPKSSWGANTSLNGSYAHRLSPRFSLLFQGGVSRTDYFEDANFTNDSLTLATALIYRNQQHGVSASLQPSIRYIRQDSRLQEANTGVVGRVSKAVIHKVNLTFSTGYFDRRVQVDRRRDAHGLHAGLGVNTQLIPDWNLGAEYVLQREHANEDVFSRRTNGPSVYAVWKARHDLEFIANYRYTNVTYDKAMAFFPDVRDDRQQTVGLTALWDVSRWAGRNLVVRAQYMHARNRSNVAFNDNQRDIFMMGVQTRF
- a CDS encoding O-antigen ligase family protein; the encoded protein is MIQTTLQPSWETAVSASVFFFFALMLAVPSGYSYGAAALLLLSLVWLVQHRSLRIDAADKTLCYLQLAVFAVSLIMLLVHDNAARSLDQNSRCLLAIPILIFLRAVPPRLEALWAGLVAGAIAAACVAAWQVHWAAVTIDRATGFVTSAVPFGNMALMLGLLCVAGMPWARSQQRSHQPYWIAALLLGATAGAYASVASGSRGGWLALAPVALILMAAFVTRRNAARCTLGIAALAAVLAVMWTMPDSTVRQRYDEAVVEISSYVQENDSRSSIGGRLEMWRAAAASIPERPLLGYSRAEYPQHLQVLIEQDRVAPYAAELVNTHNNYLEVWLFEGLPGLLALLALYGFPLWFFCQRLRSEDRTVQSLAVAGAVLQVGFFTFGLTHVILGRNSGVVFFTVTLVILWAGLRKREAYF
- a CDS encoding isoaspartyl peptidase/L-asparaginase family protein; protein product: MMTPVLVIHGGAGAISRVSASPQVLQEYETALLAVLEGASRVLAEQGSALDAVTEAVRLLEECPLFNAGRGAVFTSDARHELDAAIMDGRTLACGAVANVSTLRNPILAARAVMEHSPHVLFAGAGAEAFGAQHGLEIVPPDFFSTTARREQLERVRRTGEATIALDHDAPLDEGKKMGTVGAVALDAYGNLAAATSTGGMTNKRPGRVGDTAIIGAGCYANNQTCAVSATGTGEAFMRLVAAYDVSARMQYGGASLDDAARHVVAHSLPAVGGAGGLIAVDAQGNLAMRFNTQGMYRGYVRVGQDAVVKIYR
- the nusG gene encoding transcription termination/antitermination protein NusG codes for the protein MTAPAADQPTPWHVAYTKPRQENVAKDNLERQGFEVYLPLFKTFKKPRQMADKAATEKLLTFEPMFPRYIFFRPTSAQQSMGTLRSTRGVSTVVMFGNTFAQVPLDLLDSIRLAESLRNEAGLEEVSPYKPGSWVRLRDPALSGLECLVQEVSSERVTVLLQILGRQKSLKVDFRQIEAL
- a CDS encoding transferrin-binding protein-like solute binding protein; translation: MTTPFKYAATLLLSSVCALAHGEGLTTQEKFDALAAKGIITGTSADAAIDQNMNRAQFARVAALLMGLEAVPSPPQQPNFSDTSRSSWDIANLQGADQTPQSPEGVFSPGGDVSLQDLAKLVVELLELDQNMDNTPNVPGASDWAQGYIKAAVEAGIMPGFSDYTQPATREQLINAAFTASVAILGDQVLDQNMVDPTDANPEGEVTNQDLAGMLGADTDQTTTDSGAADPDAPPESNDNLAWTDQIANEVLIGQLVEESVVQAATSADQVAMYPYFDAGFVTPISDMPFTGTALYNGRASGAFANGTALNGDLTMVADFSAEQIESSIFFDNNMGAAIFTIQQPGNSFTSVSAASGSYGASLDPNPLIVTGVDINGMFYGPAAEEVGGTWGIDFDSGSASADGTFNGKR
- a CDS encoding type II toxin-antitoxin system PemK/MazF family toxin encodes the protein MTVRGDLVTVSLQGDYGKPRPALIIQSNLLAELESVIVCPITSELRNALFRITIEPDLSNGLQALSQVMADKIATIPRAKIGKTFGRIDDERMRAVERALVLVTGIA